A window of Bacillus sp. E(2018) contains these coding sequences:
- a CDS encoding helix-turn-helix domain-containing protein, producing the protein MNVEREQRKQIFRVLEYIEEHVEDSLPLEKLAGISTYSPFHFQRIFKSVVGETPAAYVKRFRLENAAHRLIYETYIPITQIAMLCGFSSLSYFTYSFQSYFKTSPKNWREGAYLKQFPREYEDSKKSKQVRNPSKVIESNAPYNEFKWLDLSNIRIETFPSSTTIKGHHFGTYTSGVSEAWEEVHKWCESRNLIDSHSLFLGIPRNNPYITPPDKCRYDCHMTISETIAGSISADDTSKFVGGKHVVYEFDEPVDYSERNLIIDCYSELYSYWLPRSGYKYLSNPIEIIQIQQNNDTLQRESKIKAIALAIEPK; encoded by the coding sequence ATGAATGTAGAGCGCGAGCAACGAAAACAGATCTTCAGAGTTTTGGAGTATATTGAAGAGCATGTAGAGGATTCCTTGCCATTAGAAAAGCTGGCTGGCATCTCTACGTATTCTCCTTTTCATTTTCAGCGAATTTTTAAAAGTGTTGTTGGAGAAACACCAGCTGCTTACGTGAAAAGATTTCGGCTGGAGAACGCAGCACATCGATTGATCTATGAAACGTATATCCCTATTACCCAAATTGCGATGTTGTGTGGTTTTTCTTCCTTATCGTATTTCACTTATTCTTTTCAGTCCTATTTCAAGACGAGTCCAAAGAATTGGCGGGAAGGAGCTTATCTGAAGCAATTTCCTCGGGAATACGAAGATAGCAAGAAATCTAAACAAGTTCGCAACCCATCGAAAGTAATAGAAAGCAATGCTCCTTATAATGAGTTTAAATGGCTAGATTTATCTAACATAAGAATCGAAACTTTTCCTAGCAGTACTACAATAAAAGGTCACCATTTTGGGACGTATACGAGCGGCGTTTCTGAAGCTTGGGAAGAAGTGCATAAATGGTGTGAGTCTAGAAATCTAATCGATTCACATTCGTTGTTTCTTGGGATACCACGAAACAATCCATACATCACGCCTCCTGACAAATGCCGGTATGATTGTCACATGACGATCAGTGAAACAATAGCTGGTTCGATCTCGGCTGATGATACTTCTAAGTTTGTTGGTGGAAAGCATGTGGTCTACGAATTTGATGAGCCTGTTGATTATTCAGAACGCAATCTGATAATTGATTGTTATTCCGAACTGTATAGCTATTGGCTGCCAAGAAGCGGCTATAAATATTTAAGTAATCCAATAGAAATCATACAGATTCAGCAGAACAATGATACATTACAACGGGAAAGTAAGATTAAAGCGATTGCCCTAGCCATCGAACCAAAATAA
- a CDS encoding GNAT family N-acetyltransferase, which translates to MYIRKRVPGKDDPFLVDMVVSNFQVRKNVIEMIINMANEVMIVCDSNDTIIGFVCYRFRIGPTIFVDYVVLDTKHQGKGIATSFLPVFENHLMKQGIRNVFGTVDEENTDALKTFQHWGFKVHGQLGSSIVIQKELTSANSISAPTGVRTNSSVRKLATPPSLR; encoded by the coding sequence TTGTATATTCGCAAACGGGTTCCTGGTAAGGACGATCCTTTTTTAGTTGATATGGTAGTAAGTAATTTTCAAGTCCGTAAAAACGTGATTGAAATGATTATAAACATGGCCAACGAGGTCATGATTGTCTGTGACAGCAATGACACGATTATTGGTTTTGTATGTTATCGATTCAGAATCGGTCCTACGATTTTTGTGGATTATGTTGTGTTGGATACGAAGCATCAAGGAAAAGGGATCGCAACTTCATTTCTTCCCGTATTTGAGAACCACCTCATGAAACAAGGAATTCGCAATGTATTTGGTACGGTTGATGAAGAGAACACGGATGCTCTAAAGACTTTCCAACATTGGGGCTTTAAAGTACACGGCCAGCTAGGTTCTAGCATCGTTATCCAAAAAGAACTTACATCGGCTAATTCTATTTCAGCGCCGACTGGTGTTCGTACGAATTCAAGCGTGAGAAAGCTTGCTACTCCTCCATCACTTCGCTAA
- a CDS encoding MetQ/NlpA family ABC transporter substrate-binding protein, with amino-acid sequence MKRWNIFLTAALLIGVLAGCSASGEKESKEITLGATVPYSDMLEKGVKPYLEKKGYSVEVKEFNDYVQPNISLKSGSLDANLFQHKVYMDAFSEENDMKLASVITVPTAPIGIYSKKFKSIDEIKPGSTVSLANDPTNLARGLTVLRDNGLIEIDSSANPLRVSEKDVTKNPKNLKFQPVEAAQTPRTLDSVDLAAVNGNFALSSGLDLKDALVKDKLPEEIINRIVVLDKDKNSQLAKDLKAAVESDSFKKVIESDFEEFHKPDWMNK; translated from the coding sequence ATGAAACGATGGAACATATTTCTTACAGCAGCTTTATTGATCGGCGTTTTAGCGGGGTGCAGTGCTTCGGGTGAGAAAGAAAGTAAAGAGATCACGCTTGGCGCAACCGTGCCTTACAGCGACATGCTTGAAAAAGGCGTGAAGCCATATCTAGAGAAAAAAGGATACAGCGTTGAAGTGAAAGAGTTTAATGATTATGTACAGCCAAACATTTCTTTAAAGAGTGGCTCATTAGATGCTAACTTATTTCAGCACAAAGTGTACATGGACGCTTTTTCAGAAGAGAACGATATGAAACTAGCATCAGTAATTACGGTACCCACTGCACCAATCGGTATCTATTCTAAAAAGTTCAAGTCTATAGACGAGATCAAGCCTGGAAGCACGGTTTCACTAGCCAATGATCCTACGAATTTAGCAAGAGGACTTACTGTTTTGAGAGACAATGGACTAATTGAGATCGATTCTTCAGCAAACCCGTTAAGAGTATCAGAAAAAGATGTGACGAAAAATCCAAAGAACTTAAAGTTCCAGCCCGTTGAAGCCGCTCAAACACCAAGAACACTAGACTCTGTAGATCTAGCAGCGGTAAACGGAAACTTTGCTTTATCCTCTGGACTAGACTTAAAGGATGCACTTGTAAAAGATAAACTTCCAGAAGAGATTATCAATCGAATTGTGGTGCTAGACAAAGATAAAAACTCACAGCTGGCAAAAGATCTTAAAGCAGCGGTAGAGTCAGACTCATTCAAAAAGGTCATAGAAAGTGATTTTGAAGAGTTTCATAAGCCAGATTGGATGAACAAATAA
- a CDS encoding LLM class flavin-dependent oxidoreductase codes for MSKEILLNAFEMTSAMHNSHGLWKHPENKRHRGYKDLKYWIDYAKLLERGKFDAVFFADVLGVYDIYKKSKEPSIRDGLQVPLNDPALLVSAMASVTENLSFAVTVSTTYEQPFGNARRFSTLDHLTNGRIAWNVVTSYLPNAARNFGLQNMIKHDERYNIADEYLDVSYKLWESSWEDGAVVEDVENNKLVDSEKVHEINHEGQYFSVEGPHLSEPSVQRTPVIYQAGTSERGRDFAAKHAECIFVGGPTPERIRFYAEDIRKLAAKHGRNPENIKIFSFLNVVVGRTTEEAKEKFKEYASVWSADAAKAQYGASGYDIAEYEDLDPELPFSYNKSTEGGHYKAATLTTDAPKPLTVGEVLNRFESPDRGSFIVGNPEEVADGIQQQFEESGVDGFNLNHLVTPGDLEAFVELVVPVLQERGLYKKEYNNGTLREKLFSPGQPLLPNDHPAARFRPVLTESK; via the coding sequence TTGAGTAAAGAAATTTTGTTAAACGCGTTTGAGATGACAAGTGCCATGCACAATTCTCATGGCCTTTGGAAGCACCCGGAGAACAAGAGACATAGAGGCTATAAAGATCTGAAGTACTGGATCGACTATGCAAAGCTTCTAGAAAGAGGAAAGTTTGACGCTGTATTTTTTGCAGATGTGCTAGGGGTTTATGACATATACAAAAAAAGCAAAGAACCATCTATTCGTGATGGATTACAAGTGCCCTTAAACGATCCGGCACTTCTCGTGTCAGCTATGGCAAGCGTAACAGAGAACCTGTCTTTTGCTGTGACGGTGAGCACAACGTATGAGCAGCCATTTGGCAATGCGCGTCGTTTTTCTACGCTAGATCATCTAACGAATGGGCGAATTGCTTGGAACGTAGTCACTTCTTACTTGCCGAATGCAGCAAGGAATTTTGGACTGCAGAATATGATTAAGCACGATGAACGGTATAATATCGCAGATGAATATTTGGATGTTTCGTATAAGCTTTGGGAGAGTAGCTGGGAAGATGGAGCAGTTGTTGAAGATGTTGAAAACAATAAACTGGTCGATTCAGAAAAAGTTCATGAGATCAATCACGAGGGACAATACTTTAGTGTGGAAGGACCTCACTTGAGCGAACCTTCTGTGCAACGGACACCCGTAATCTACCAAGCGGGAACTTCTGAGCGTGGGCGAGACTTTGCAGCCAAGCATGCTGAATGTATTTTTGTAGGTGGTCCAACGCCAGAGAGAATTCGATTTTATGCTGAAGATATCCGGAAACTAGCTGCCAAACACGGCCGGAACCCCGAAAACATTAAGATCTTTTCTTTCTTAAACGTGGTGGTAGGAAGAACGACCGAGGAGGCTAAGGAAAAATTCAAAGAGTATGCAAGTGTTTGGAGTGCTGATGCCGCTAAAGCTCAATATGGAGCAAGTGGATATGATATCGCAGAATATGAAGATTTAGATCCAGAACTTCCATTCTCGTACAATAAATCAACAGAAGGCGGGCATTACAAAGCAGCCACGCTCACTACGGATGCTCCTAAACCGTTAACGGTGGGAGAAGTATTAAATCGCTTCGAGTCACCTGACAGAGGTAGTTTTATAGTGGGTAATCCAGAAGAGGTAGCGGATGGAATTCAACAGCAGTTTGAAGAGTCTGGCGTAGATGGATTCAACTTAAATCACCTCGTAACACCAGGAGACTTAGAAGCTTTTGTAGAGCTTGTTGTACCCGTTCTTCAAGAAAGAGGACTATACAAAAAAGAGTACAACAATGGCACGCTTCGTGAAAAATTATTCTCACCCGGACAGCCTCTGCTGCCTAACGATCATCCTGCAGCTAGATTTAGACCGGTGTTAACGGAAAGTAAATAA